One Gadus chalcogrammus isolate NIFS_2021 chromosome 7, NIFS_Gcha_1.0, whole genome shotgun sequence genomic window, CTGAGTCCCCAGAGCGGCCCTGGGTCATCCAGAGCGTGTCTGTGCCACGCTGCGTGTCCTGGCGGGACGGCAATGCAGCGCCCGTCTGCTCGGACTGATAGCAGCCGCCCTGCCGGCCCGGGGGGGAGACACTGTCCCGGGCTCCACCGGGGTTATCACCCGGGCACCGGCCCACCAGCACACATCCACCGCTGCGGTAGTGTTTAAAGGGTGGTTGAGGGTCAACGGACCCCATTAGACAAAGCTACTTGATGTTATGTCATATTTTCAACCCAATTTCACCAGTTCACATCTTGGATGTCTGCGCTtgtatgatcacacacacacacacacacacacacacacacacacacacacacacacacacacacacaccttatattCGTTAGAAGATGTTAAGTAGCATTTTGTCTTTCAATAGAACTTTTGGAAATGTTCAACCTTTGTCAGAATATTGTGGTTTCATTTGGACAAAGTGGAAATGTGCAATGTTTGGTCTCTAGACCTAGACACCAACACTCCTCTTTCGGCTGCAAGACCAGTGTTTCAAAGATACAGATAGATTTTATATGTACAGTAAAAGAACAGCCTAGGAAAACACTTTGGATTAGGAATCTGCagaaggaaaagaaaatgaaGGAAAATAGGTTTGGCTGAATCTGATATCAAATATCCCATTGGTATCTCTTCTCATCTTACAGGTGTAGTGTCTGTAAATAAAGCACTAACTTCACTCACATTGTTCTAGATCAGTAAGCCAGACAATAACATACTGAATATTCTGCCTAGGAACCAAATTGTCCAGTCTAGCTGTTGGTGACTAGCGGGGGCTTAAGCTCCCCCTGAAAATCCTCAACCCCCTCTAAGCCCTGctccaaaaaaaaacagccattttctgatgaaaaatatgaatggaaaaagtattattttaattatgtgGCGATCAGCACGGGTATAACCAGACGGGAGCCCAAGTTATAGGAGTTCACAATTCTCGTGCACCATACTCTGCACGACCTGAGAGTTGCTGATATTtaaacacaccacgcacacacacacacacacacacacacacaacccccccccccaacataatTCTCTGACACCGCTGCTGCCTGTTTGGCCCCACAAGATCTTGTAACCAAGGGGTCATGCACCTTTTGATGTTACGTCTCCAGGCTTCTTACTCATGGGGTTAGTGTGATGTGTAGTGTTAGTTGAATAATGTGGCATGTGAAGCATCTGGTTACTCCCCCAACGCATGCAGGTTTACTTATTGGATAATCCAACATATGCTCCCGGCCATCGTCCCAGAGCCTGCACCGTTCAACATGGACATGATTGACTGCACGACCATGCGGACCAAGTGAAGCCAACCAAATTACACTTGCTTTTGATATCACTTATAATTTGTTCCAGAATTAAGTTCTTGAAAGTTGTTTAAGGGCATTCATGACAGATCTCTCCCGGTGCCTAGGCTGCTGTGATCGTCCGCAATCAACGCAAGCGCAGCCGAGGCATACTCGTTAGGTTCCAACTCATTAGGCTTCCACCTCAAGTGGAAAAAAGGCAATGTTCATCCCTGGAGATTAATATAAAGCAGCACATTGGCTGCCCTGCAGCTTGTAGAAAGGGGACTGATAAGAAGAAAACAGGCAGAAGTGACCGTATCTGCTCTCCCCAAATGACTAAGAGGACGTTCGCAACACGAGTCTCTGTTCCCTCCATGGAGGTTCCAGTTCATAAAGCAAGTATTATTCGATTGCATTCAAGTACCAAAAACTCAGTTGTTTATGAGCCACTTTCGGTTCGCAAGACTGAGGAGTTTCATTTTTTCAAGATATTGAAGGCCCCAGACTCCTTGCTGGGAAGATGATCATACATGACGGCTGCTTTGTGACAAACCAAAGGCCTGCCGACACAAAGGATACGAGAGAACTTAGGCTGGACCCAGTGACTCAAGGGCCATGAAAATCAACAGCATCCCCATTTAGATAGTTTTCACGTTGAGACTTTCCCGATCTTTATTCGTTGTGCAGTCGCTCCAAGTGTTGATTTAGTGATACCCGACAAGCGACGGCAGTTGGTGAGCATCCACCAGGTGATCTCCGACCACGCCCCTTTTAGAGGGACCAGTCGGAACAACACAGGCTCAGAACCCTAGGAACGAGTCTGCTCTTTTAGTAGGAACAACACAGGCTCAGAACCCTAGGAATGAGTCTGCTCTTATTACAGTGGCTAGTAGGAACACAGGCTCAGAACCCTATAGGAATGAGTCTGCTCCTGGTAGGGAAAGGAGCAAAGGGTGTATTCAAGTTTAATAAGGGTCAACAGAAGGCCGAGACTAGCGTGCTCCAATCTCAGGGCGGCCTCAGAGGGCTCATTAATGCAGGCCAGTGTTTAAAGGGTGGTTGAGGGTCAACGGACCCCATTAGACAAAGCTACTTGATGTTATGTCATATTTCCAACCCAATTTCACCAGTTCACATCTGCAGTTTAAATGGTTAACCTATGTGTTCAATCAAAATCGGAATAAAAAAACTTGTGCACGTTGAAAGGGTATGCGAGGTCAAGAAAAGTGCCTGATGTCTAGAAAAGAGCTTGaggtctagaaaagcgctatggTTGGAACCAAAAGTGAAGAAATCTCAGCCGATTTTGTTCTGAAATACGTTTTTCCAAATATAATTTACATTATGTTTGAGGAACCAAATAAGCTTCTGCTATTATTAATGTGGGCATACAGTCATGTTTTAAACTCAAATTACCATTCGGGAAATTGCTTTTACTATAAAAAGGAACTGTATTGAAATATTGTAGCAAAAAACTGAAACAAGGTTTTCAAGAAAGCTGCATTTTAGAAATACAAATGCTAAAGGTTATGAGGCAATCACAAGAAATACAAACGCGGAAGAACGCGTTTTCCATTTCAAACTGACGGTTTGAAAATGTTGTGTAATGAAATATACACTTCAATTTCTTTAAGAATATGTTCTGCGACATACAAATATGAAATACTTTACAGAATGATGGGGGGaaacaaacagtaaaaaaaaaatgatatcgaTACAAGCCGTAGACAGACTAAGCAAAACCATGACATTGCTTAGTTCATATTCCCATAGATCCAATACCCAACAGACTGATGAAGGCTGCAGTCTTGCATATCTCATGGAACACATGAAGGACTCATAAAACAACATGGGATGATGTCAACTGCAATAACTTAAATAAAGAACTTGGGGTGTACTCAAAGTTTTTCTGCCTCAGGTGAATAGAGACGTTAACAGTGGGCAGAACAAGTCAGGGATCCTAAAAACGCTGTTATCTTACTAAACctgagaggaacacacacacacacacacacacacacacacacacacacacacacacacacacacacacacacacacacacacaaaaacattaatCTGTAGTGAAACTTAATCAGGGCCGTCAATCTTCAACACCTCAAATCCAATATTACCACCAAAGCGCATAGGTATAGTATTTTAAATAGGAACACAGTAACACAAATGCGTGGGTAAAAACTAGAAACAGAAAACTCACATCGACAGTCTACAGTTACACAGCTAAAAGTTTGAAATGGCAAAGAGCTTGTAATTATCAAACTCGTGAAAAGCACGATAAGGCACTAGAAATGGTGTGGGCACATGGTGTACTTTCTACAAACAGGTGCAAGTCCAAAAAGAGGCCGGACATGTTCCAATACTGATTGGGGCAGTCTCTGATGTCACCGACCATGTGATCCCTTTCTGACATGTCCCAGCTGTGTTCTCGCAGCATGTGGACAGATAACTTTCCGATTAGGTAGGTGAAAGTCATTTAGTCCCAGAAGGAGGTCTTCAGCCCAACGCAGCGGGCAGCACCCGGTCTCAGTCCTCTGCAAACAGCACATAAGGCATGCCCAAGCACTGATCTCCAGGAGGGACATTGGGAATGCCCAGCCACTGATCTCCAGGAGGGACATTGGGAATGCCCAGGCACTGATCTCCAGGAGGGACATTGGGAATGCCCAGCCACTGATCTCCAGGAGGGACATTGGGAATGCCCAGGCACTGATCTCCAGGAGGGACATTGGGAATGCCCAGGCACTGATCTCCAGGAGGGACATTGGGAATGCCCAGGCACTGATCTCCAGGAGGGACATTGGGAATGCCCAGGCACTGATCTCCAGGAGGGACATTGGGAATGCCCAGCCACTAGTCTCTAGGAGGGGACACTGGGAATGCCCAGGCACTAGTCTCTAGGAGGGACATTGGGAATGCCCAGGCACTAGTCTCCTGATCTCCAGGATGGACATTGGGAATGCCCAGGCACTAGTCTCCTGATCTCCAGGATGGACATGTTTTCATGGTTCAGCTTTGATGACTGATAACCCATTTCATTTTTAGTCCTACAGGTTTATGCTGACTTCAGCGAGCTGGCCTGAGCTGGTTTGGGTCTTTAAAAAAAAGCCAGGGACTGCTAGGGCTTTAATGAAAATCTggtgacatttaaaaaaaaataaaaaaaaactcgcCAAATAACATCCCttattaaaaaagtaaaaaaaaaacacacagaaaaacaaatcaaattcaAACAAACCTCAATCCATCCACGCACACCACTGTGGGTTTGGGCTGTCGGACGGGGCGCACCGAGAAGTCATGCGTTGGTAGTCCTGGCATTACAAAGACCTTTAGTGTACTAAATGGGCCATGGGCTTGAGGCGGCTGCCCAGGGGGAGCGGCGcaggtccaggggggggggagagtctcTTCATGGGGAACAGGTCACTCATGTCTTCTGTGTGAAAGTGTCTCATGATCGAAGGTAATATCACAAAGTAgcaaaaacatgaaatgaaagaTAAGTGTGGATAGTAAACAGAGCAGTGGAGGAGACGGCGGGCTGCGGATCACACCTCTTCAAAGAACGCCATCTGAGACATGTAGGCAGAGTTCCGCTGGACAGAAACACTCACTTTAGTATTCAGGTTACATTTCAGTACTTATAggaacatatataaatatatatacaaatatatacacatgttCATGTTTCAAGTTGATTGATAGAATTGTCATTTTTACCAGCAACAAATCTCTCAACAGAAACAAAATGTTAAAAGCATGTCACTTGACCCctcatttcatttcaacatGCATAAGAGACACTCATCATGATCTTATATCAATATCTCTACATAACCATCCATCTCTATAGATATCTCTATCTTTATAGCTATCTATGGATAGCGTGTCACCCGTCTCTGCAGTGGTTTGTGTTGACTCATCTCTGATTGGTCGAGCAGGAACCAGGCGTAGGGTTTTGTTTTCGAAAAGCCAGGCGTAAGAATACTATACTCGCATCCGGATCAATCTAAACACTGTTCTCAGTGATTGTGATCTAGCAGCCGTTTCTCTGCAcgacattttatatttttcacacAGATGCTATTTCAACACGTGTTCATTGGAGCACTCGGTCTAGACCGTTCCATTTTCAGACGGGATTGAGATTTGGGTTGAAAGCTCTGTGCTGCCCCCATGTGAGCACGTTATGCGCCATTATAAATGCAGGAGGCTCCGACAAGAGGGGCGTCTCTTGGTCACCACGTGGGGACGCACTGAACCCCGTAGAAGGGTTAAATCTGGCGTGCTGGGCATACTCACGTTGCTGTGGGGCTGAGCGTAATGGGGCTGGGCGTACTGGCGGACATCCCCCCGCAGGCTGTAGAGgctggcctgctgctgctgctgctcctccagcttCAGAGACTCGATCTCCGtcttcagctccttcagctgGTCCTGCAGGTGCTTACTCTTCTCCATGTACTCcagcctgcagggggggggggaggagaaggagcaggttggTTTCAAGTGAGGGATGAaaagggaggaaagagagagagtgaaggagtgagCGACAGCGACggcagaggagagaggcgggggaaTTGTTAACACACGAGTAAAAACCAAAGGAACAGGGAGAAGAAAGTGTCCCAACATCAGTTAACAGAGTACGCGGCAGACCTcggagtgaggcagagagacgcaGGGGGAGCCAAGGGTGAGGAGGCGGGACGCGGGTCAGGGGGAAACTAAAAAGGGTACAACCCAACTGGGTGGACACCACaaacgagaggaggagagaccccGAAGGGCCGcgcacagcgggggggggggtcccataCCTCTCCCTCTCGATCTCCATGGACAGCCGCTTCATGTCCGAGTCCTTGAAGTCCAGACGCATGGATGCCGCGTCGCAGCCGGCCTCCGCAGcctcggggggagggggtggcgggggaggaggtggcgtGGAGTAGGCCGCTATGAGCTGCAAAGCACAATCTATTATCAACATGGGAGGAGGAACCTAGACCCAGGGCTGGACTGGAAGTGTGACGTTGAATGAGTGCAAACCCAATGTACGGACAATAAAACACCAGGGTATGAACTTGGGCGTACCGGGTACGTGGTCTTGGTGATCTCCAGGAGCTTCTGTTTGGCTCGGCGCTCCGCGTCTTTGGCCTCAGTCAGGTCCTGCTTCAGGTGATCCGCTTCCTTCAACCTGCACACCAGTTAGAGAGATAACTACAACAACCATCTTCCTTTAACCTGCACTCCAGTTAGAGAGGTAACTACAACAACCATCTTCCTTTAACCTGCACTCCAGTTAGAGAGGTAACTACAACAACTATCTTCCTTTAACCTGCACTCCAGTTAGAGAGGCAACTACACTAACAGCTTCCTTTAACCTGCAGACCGGTAAGAGGATAAATAACAGGACCACACCAGTTCATTCACCAGTGGAATGGAGGGTACCCTGAACAATGTATGGCAAGGGAAgatcaatcaataaaaatacatgaatTGCCCGTCTATTGTCCTTCGCCAGGGAACATCAGGTGCATTACACACTGGTTTGAGAAGGTGGTGAAATTCTGAGAATTCGGGATTAACATGTTGGCTGTTGACTATCACCCTGGAATTGTACAAAATAACTTCTGACCACCTTTATGATGCTTCCTGACATACGTTTCAGCTTTGTTACAGGAAATGTGTGAATAAAGTTGTGCGGGGGAAACAACACAGTAAGTGGCCCCGCTGCAGACCTCCGCTCCGACTGCTCCACCAGCTTGACGGCCAGCTGCTCCGCCTCCCTCATCTTCTGCTCCatcagcctcttctcctccttggTCTTCATGGCCGTCACCTCCAGCCGCTGCCTCTCCTGCTCCGAGTCGGCGGCCTTGTGGGCCAGCAGcttggcctcctcctccgctaTCTGGGCCTTCTCCGCCAGCAGGTCCGCCGTCTCCTCCGACCGCAGCTGGGGAGGAAATGCCTTATTAGGTTAAAAAGGGTCGACTAACGTTTACGTATTATAATATTGGATAGGTTTTTGAGTGCTGTATTTACATTATCCAAATTGTATCCGATATTGTCCAAACACTGATAAATCTGTAGTTGTATTCATGGTAACGGTTAGGGTTCGTTACAGTTACAGCGCTTTAACCACCAACTTCCTGGGAAGCACTCCGACACAGTATTCCCGCAGAGACCTCCTGTGTTGATATGATATTTAAATAGAGATCTAGCTTGCGCTGCTTTAATAGGTCATGCCAGCCACCAAGCTCAGGCAGCGGTTTCAACATTGACCATTTTTGTAAATGGATCAAATGTTGGTCGCAGACGTGACGCGTGCAATGTAAAGAATAGAATCTTTCCAGGGAGTCCCGCCCTCACCAGTGCCTCATTGGCCAATCGTGCTTCGTCTTGGAGCTGAAAGagtctcctctccatctcctctttggcccgctccgcctcctccctcatctGCTTCTCCCGGGCCAGGATTTGCCGCTCCAcctggcgagagagagagagagccagcgaAGGGTTGAAACTAAGTTCAATTTAAATATGCAGACAAACAGATAAACCATTCTGTTAGTGTTGAAGTACTTGGCTTAATTAATGCATTTGGTCGTTTTTCAGAGACTTTTCGGAGGACTACAAACCATTTGGAGCGCAGTGGGTGTGGCCTACTTGAGTGCAGTGAATATTGATGCTGTTTTTGTCtcgattagtttgttttggATATAAAAGTATCACACCTAAATCCACCGAGAACATGACGCAGCAGGTGTGCTTTCATCGTATTCCATTAATCTTACTACTTCAATAGGTTCACTTCATCTAAAGAGTCCTTTTTCATGTTGGACCTCAGCAGGACTGCAGAGCACAGTTTGAATTTTAAATCAGTCTGGCCGTGGCTCGAGAGGAATTGATTTCCAAATatgaaatcaaataaataaaacttgaGCCATGCCTTTTTCTTTCACCGTTGTTATTTCAGACCAAACTTTTTTAATTGCCCCTTAGTTCGCTACAACCTTCTTAGGCGccacaatctttttttttttcttttttttttttaagttcagCAGACTGTGGCCTTCTTTTTGGTCAGGACAAAACTCCCTGAGCACTGAATGGTCCAATCGTTTCGGTGGGATCAAGGCCACACTGATCTGCAGAGGGGAACGGgatggtgggggtgtgttgggCCCATGTCTTAAAAGCGGACCTTCTTGCGGGCCTTCTCTTCTTTGGCCTGAGCCTTCATCTGCTGCACTTCGATGGAgtccaccttcctcctcctcatgaaCAGGTCATGGTTGCCGATGCACAGCTGCAGGATCTGGAAGAGTCCCGGACAAGAGCCCTTAGATGTCTCACCTCATCAATTAAGCATTTTTGTGAGAAATTCCATCTGATCGATGAAGAACCGAACTCACCAGTTTGTTGACACGCAGCTGGGAAGAGTAAAACTTGAACACATCTTTCTTCTTGTCCAGGGGTTTAATAGTGAACTGGATTGTGGAAATAAAGTTAGAAACGGCTTACGGGTAATATACAAGCCACAAGGAATTTAAAATAGAGGCCAACTTATTTGAATTATATGTTTTCaaaagaaaatgtaaaataatttcCACCCAGGAAGGCGGTTCCATAGCGCCCTCTATTGCCCTATCACAGCTAGTCCAGATCATGAAACATCAGGGTGCACCACCAGAAAGTAATCATTAATACACAGCCCAGTCCCCACCTCCTTCTCGCTGTAGGATATGTTGCGGATGTCGCTCCAGGGGAAGGACTTGTTGGGGTTGAGCTTGCTGTTGGGGCTGTAGATGTGGAGACCCTGGGCGTCCACACCCAGCAGcaggtctgtgtctctcttgttTTGCTGTCATTTATCATTTGGACAAAAACAGGACGCAAGCAGGTAATCAACACATGTACTGAGTGGCTGTGTATCTGTGGTCTGCGAGGAGGTTACACTTCTAACAATTTTTTAATGGATCCAAGAAATGCAAAGTTGATTTTAGGCTTTGGTCGGGTGACTTAAATGGAAACACTGTTTCTGTTCTTCCACACTTCACTCGCATAACAATAAGCACGTTGGCATAAACAGACTAAATAATTTCACCTTCTTGGCGAGCCACATATTTTCATAGCCGGCGATGAAATACTTAATAGACTTCTGGTCAGGATTTTTTTGTTAAGATTAAATGGATTGCAGTGTTTATTCTGCTAGGTGTCCCCCTTCGGCTTACCACATGTATTTGAGAACAAAGGAAGCATCCCAAAAGAAAACTTCAAGGAATCTAGGAAAGAAGAACGAGCAGCAGTGtttgagtttgaaaaaaaaacaacaattctTACAGTTATGGCAAAGTAGCTGATGCCGTACATCTCAAGGTCCTGGGCAATCTTGAGGTAGTCCATCTCAGCTTCATCTCTGCAGGGGTCcaaacaaaagcaaaacaaTAAGAAGAGTCTGACCTCATTTGACAGAAATCCTATTCCTTATTTATGACCACTTGATAAACTAATATGCATGTACTGACTAAATCAAACCCCATTAACACAATGGATGGAATAGtcccacatgaacacacatgaacCGACAGCCATGTGGGCTTTAATGCTCAGTGTTGGTTAACAGAAAGAGGTACGTTTGCGAAGCCCTTGTTTAGATTGCATTTACAGCAACGCATCTCATTTGCCATGTTGGCAATGATACGCCTGGGGCTAGAGTATAGTTTAACAGCTTCTGTACAGGAGAGATTAGGATGATGATGTTGTACCTGGCGATACCTCTGTGCTCTGCATACCATGCAGTGATCTTCTCCTCCCACATCTCCGCTGTCATTTGGTACTGCATCAGAACCTGAGGAAGACAGACGTTTATACTagggcgacagacagacagacagacagacagacagacagacagacagacagacagacagacagacagacagacagacagacagacagacacttacCCTTTGAGGCAACAGCTCATCTTGGGCTAAGAACCCAGGCTTGTGGAAGTTTGGGTCATAATCCCCATACTGCGTTaattgaaaagaaagaaaagagattTGGGAAAATGGTTACCGAGACACTCCAAAACAGACCTAAAGTACTTGATGCCTCAATGATATCTGATAGTGCAGAGCAGGAAAGGTTTCCACAAGGTCACCTTTGCTTCAGTAGGAGCTACTTACCTTGGCTTGGACAGCGTAGGACGCCAGCAGAACCGAGGCTTCGGGAGAGCAGAAGATCTCTTCATCCAAAATCTGTTTCTTCACCTATCAAACGTTATGTGTAAGTCACAAAGTGAACAAGGGAAAAACACTTTAACGCTTCAATTCCACCTGTTGTCTAGCCTAAATGACAACAGTCATGTCAATGTCTTACTGTGGGGTGAAACTCTGCAGAGTGTGACCAAAATAAATTAAGCTAATCTTATGTTGAAGGAGTTTTAAGAGGTAACGCTAGCCTATAAAGGGTAAATGGGCTCCAGTTTGAATAAAGGGCTTTGTCTTTAGCTTACTCAATAGTAAAGCTGAGGAATGATTGAATCGTGATTGCCCTCTCCTTAGCTAAAAACCCAACACCTGATGTTAATTCACAATAGCAATTGAGAACACCTTTAACACCtccattttgtaaaatattgttGATGAAAACTTGATACTTGAACTAACCCTAACTGTAATTGCAACATTAGTTAACCGCCATCTGTGAAAGGTAAACCTGACCTGAATGCAGATGTAAATAACCCTGTTCCCATAGTAGTGGTTTACAAAGAGCAGAAGCAGTCGCATCCTCACCTGAAGGAAGAAGAGGTGCTGCGTAATCTCCTGGACCAATTCTTCTTCTACTTTTTCGGGGAAGAACTTAGCCAAGAAACTAAAGGTTATCGGTGAGTCCTTGGGAACTTCCTGATCGAGGACCTGCATCATCAGAAACATACAACAATATGAGACAAGCCCACCAGGTGAACTGGGGACTGGTAATCAGCTGGGGTCCTCCATTTCCCCGCACAACATACACTTCACTTCATTTAGAGAAGTCTGCCGTCTGCAGTGTTTGTTGAGCGGTGTCAGTCAACCTTTGCAGCTGATTGGCTTAGCTTCAGTAAGCGGGATATGGATGGACCGAATGGCGGCATTGCCCTGTTTTTAGTTCATTTCCTGCCCTTGGGCATTTAGAAATCAATGCATGCAGCTTTTCTAAATTGACACATTCAAgagcattaaataaattaatcttTACTAAGTGATGCATGCTTACCCTCTTCTCAGGCTTCAGCCAGGCGTACGTGTCCTTCACGGTGTAGCGGAGGCCAAAGAACCAGGTCTCTCTCAGACCAACCGTCCTGCACACCAAATCAAACAGGTCCTTCCCCTTCCACTTGACCTGCAGGGGAGACAGAAAAACAcctggctttgactctctgtgTGGAGGAGGTCAAGTGAAATGCTAATCCTACATTTTGAATTgtggtcatttttaaaccacTAAAACATATCCaatggtctcacacacacacccaataatattcaaaaatatgttttaaatagTGCATAAT contains:
- the nf2b gene encoding NF2, moesin-ezrin-radixin like (MERLIN) tumor suppressor b, with translation MSILGLKKKQPKTFKVKVITMDAEMEFSCEVKWKGKDLFDLVCRTVGLRETWFFGLRYTVKDTYAWLKPEKRVLDQEVPKDSPITFSFLAKFFPEKVEEELVQEITQHLFFLQVKKQILDEEIFCSPEASVLLASYAVQAKYGDYDPNFHKPGFLAQDELLPQRVLMQYQMTAEMWEEKITAWYAEHRGIARDEAEMDYLKIAQDLEMYGISYFAITQNKRDTDLLLGVDAQGLHIYSPNSKLNPNKSFPWSDIRNISYSEKEFTIKPLDKKKDVFKFYSSQLRVNKLILQLCIGNHDLFMRRRKVDSIEVQQMKAQAKEEKARKKVERQILAREKQMREEAERAKEEMERRLFQLQDEARLANEALLRSEETADLLAEKAQIAEEEAKLLAHKAADSEQERQRLEVTAMKTKEEKRLMEQKMREAEQLAVKLVEQSERRLKEADHLKQDLTEAKDAERRAKQKLLEITKTTYPLIAAYSTPPPPPPPPPPEAAEAGCDAASMRLDFKDSDMKRLSMEIERERLEYMEKSKHLQDQLKELKTEIESLKLEEQQQQQASLYSLRGDVRQYAQPHYAQPHSNRNSAYMSQMAFFEEV